Proteins encoded in a region of the Candidatus Nitrosomarinus catalina genome:
- a CDS encoding rhodanese-like domain-containing protein: MADKITAKELMSQKNDFVILDVRESDELSGGIIEDSIHMSLGLCIRNVKKNQIEDLKNKKICTYCGTGYRGNIAADELIKGGFNAVTLEGGYSKWM; the protein is encoded by the coding sequence ATGGCTGATAAAATAACTGCAAAAGAATTGATGTCTCAAAAAAATGATTTTGTGATCTTGGATGTTAGGGAATCTGATGAATTATCAGGTGGAATTATTGAAGATTCTATCCATATGTCTTTGGGTTTGTGTATTAGAAATGTAAAGAAAAATCAAATTGAAGATTTGAAAAATAAGAAAATTTGTACGTATTGTGGAACTGGATATAGAGGCAATATTGCAGCTGATGAATTAATTAAAGGTGGATTCAATGCAGTAACCCTAGAAGGGGGTTATTCAAAATGGATGTAA
- a CDS encoding phosphonate ABC transporter ATP-binding protein: MAKTPPFSLISTKKIIQMNDVWTSYDSQSYALEGVNLSIDRGTNYAIVGQSGSGKSTLLKLMNGMMTPSKGAIKIDYLTPNMNNKKFKKMMHTIGYIPQSLGLVKNVSVLDNILIGALPRLNRIQSILKQFPEHEIQEAKRILKLVGLSGKESRKAYMLSGGEKRRVAIARALMQKPTILLADEIVSELDHVTSREIMNLVLDAQKKMNLTAIMVHHDMKLALEFANRVAVIKEGQKILEIGVEGDTIVDFQTGDMSIEEIMEMYNTDSKE, from the coding sequence ATGGCCAAAACTCCCCCTTTTTCATTAATTTCTACAAAAAAAATTATCCAAATGAATGATGTTTGGACGTCGTATGATTCTCAAAGCTATGCATTGGAAGGAGTAAATCTTTCAATTGATAGAGGTACAAATTATGCAATAGTTGGACAATCTGGCTCAGGTAAATCAACACTTTTGAAATTAATGAATGGAATGATGACTCCTAGTAAGGGGGCAATTAAAATTGATTATCTCACTCCTAACATGAATAATAAAAAATTTAAAAAAATGATGCATACAATAGGTTACATCCCACAAAGTTTGGGATTGGTAAAAAATGTTAGTGTCTTAGATAATATTTTGATTGGTGCTTTACCTAGATTAAATAGAATACAATCTATTTTAAAACAATTCCCCGAACATGAAATTCAAGAAGCAAAAAGAATTTTAAAATTAGTGGGATTGTCTGGTAAAGAATCACGTAAAGCATACATGTTAAGTGGTGGTGAAAAAAGAAGAGTAGCAATAGCTAGAGCATTAATGCAAAAACCTACAATTTTACTTGCAGATGAAATAGTTTCAGAATTAGATCATGTAACTTCCAGAGAAATAATGAATTTAGTTTTAGATGCTCAAAAGAAAATGAATCTTACTGCAATAATGGTTCATCACGATATGAAACTTGCATTAGAGTTTGCTAACCGTGTTGCAGTAATTAAAGAAGGTCAGAAGATTTTAGAGATTGGTGTTGAAGGTGATACTATTGTTGATTTTCAAACTGGAGATATGAGTATTGAAGAAATAATGGAGATGTATAATACTGACTCCAAAGAATAA
- the phnD gene encoding phosphate/phosphite/phosphonate ABC transporter substrate-binding protein, translating to MNQNIILALVAVFAIVGVSTLAVSSTMMSAPTTTEVEYVTVDANAIDVDSLTIGFIPVEKADELTPKAQVLEKFLESELGIDVEIVVPTNYETIIEGMRFGHIDAAFMDTGPAWITHERTGAEAVLAELVKGKVNYQATVWTSADNDSINTIEDTVGKRVAFTSITGSSGFVRPMGTLVTDGHINIEGNDIVALEQALANNFESYTFAGGYKAALNLLLKGDVDVAFGSDIAPKKYLSLEDQAKLRPVTTIGPVPSHVFMVSSSMSEPTKDNLVSSLIKLNYDEHNSILTDLYGAEALVPTTTTMHIGEFGTFIDVLTGLDQKILDKYDKSK from the coding sequence ATGAACCAAAACATAATTCTGGCATTAGTCGCTGTATTTGCAATAGTTGGTGTTTCTACATTAGCCGTTTCATCTACAATGATGAGTGCTCCGACAACAACTGAAGTTGAATATGTTACTGTTGATGCAAATGCAATTGACGTTGATTCTTTAACTATTGGATTTATTCCAGTTGAAAAAGCTGATGAATTAACTCCAAAAGCTCAAGTTCTAGAAAAATTCTTAGAATCTGAATTAGGAATTGATGTTGAAATAGTTGTTCCAACAAACTATGAAACTATCATTGAAGGAATGCGATTTGGTCATATTGATGCTGCATTTATGGATACTGGACCTGCATGGATTACCCATGAAAGAACAGGTGCAGAAGCTGTATTGGCAGAATTAGTCAAGGGTAAGGTAAACTATCAAGCAACCGTTTGGACATCTGCAGACAATGATTCAATTAACACAATTGAAGATACTGTGGGCAAACGTGTGGCATTTACCAGTATTACTGGTTCATCTGGGTTTGTAAGACCTATGGGAACCCTGGTAACTGATGGTCATATCAACATTGAAGGTAATGATATTGTTGCTTTGGAGCAAGCACTAGCAAATAACTTTGAAAGTTATACATTTGCAGGTGGTTACAAGGCAGCATTGAATTTACTCTTAAAAGGTGATGTTGATGTTGCATTTGGATCAGATATTGCTCCAAAAAAATACCTTAGTTTAGAAGACCAAGCAAAATTACGTCCAGTTACTACAATTGGACCTGTACCATCACACGTCTTTATGGTAAGTTCTAGTATGTCTGAACCTACTAAAGACAATCTAGTTAGTTCATTGATTAAACTCAATTATGATGAGCATAATTCAATTCTAACTGATTTGTATGGTGCTGAGGCACTAGTTCCAACAACAACTACCATGCATATTGGTGAATTTGGAACCTTTATTGATGTCTTAACTGGTCTTGATCAAAAAATCCTAGACAAATATGATAAGAGCAAATAA
- the phnE gene encoding phosphonate ABC transporter, permease protein PhnE — MILTPKNNIIIAIIVGLVVVASYNVEANPLDFAEGIPHLATIASEIFVLENIVEDLKYIPTALWAMLETLQMAFIGTVIGVVIGLPLSMLSARNLNSKYVYAPTRALLAIIRTFPSILWALLFVIMVGLGPYAGVLAIVMYTIGFVTKLQYESIETIDSDPMDAVSSIGVSKFQLIRYVVLPESASHLLGQILYMFDYNVRQTSILGIVGAGGIGFFIINYIKFFEYGKAAIFLVIVLITVLIIDWVSVKIRDKYIIKSQHGVEIKPKKSLFS; from the coding sequence ATAATACTGACTCCAAAGAATAATATCATAATTGCAATTATTGTTGGACTTGTTGTTGTTGCATCATATAATGTAGAAGCAAACCCTTTAGATTTTGCAGAAGGAATACCACATTTAGCAACAATTGCTTCTGAAATATTTGTTTTAGAAAATATAGTTGAAGATTTGAAATATATTCCAACTGCATTATGGGCCATGCTTGAGACTCTTCAAATGGCATTCATTGGAACTGTGATAGGAGTTGTGATTGGATTACCTCTTAGTATGCTATCTGCTCGTAATTTGAATAGCAAGTATGTTTATGCACCTACTCGTGCTTTATTGGCCATAATTCGTACTTTTCCTTCCATATTGTGGGCATTATTGTTTGTAATTATGGTAGGTTTAGGACCTTATGCTGGAGTTTTAGCAATAGTGATGTATACTATAGGATTTGTTACAAAATTACAATACGAATCAATTGAAACTATTGATTCAGATCCTATGGATGCTGTTAGTTCAATTGGCGTTAGTAAATTTCAATTAATTCGATACGTTGTACTCCCTGAATCTGCATCACATCTCTTGGGTCAGATATTGTACATGTTTGATTACAATGTTCGACAAACTAGTATTTTGGGAATCGTTGGAGCTGGCGGAATTGGATTCTTCATAATTAATTATATTAAATTCTTTGAGTATGGAAAGGCTGCAATATTTTTAGTTATAGTTCTCATCACTGTATTGATTATTGATTGGGTAAGTGTAAAAATCAGAGATAAATACATAATTAAATCTCAACATGGTGTAGAAATAAAACCTAAAAAATCTCTATTTAGTTAG
- a CDS encoding ArsR/SmtB family transcription factor translates to MSRKLTLPQLKKYDISQKVIEALADSESRAILFSIVKKGNTAAELSDKLKIPLSSVYKKLSDLEELTLIEVEKWMLSDKGRKYKVYRSRIKQAEISIKKPEPVLILVSNTK, encoded by the coding sequence ATGTCTAGAAAACTAACATTGCCTCAATTAAAAAAATATGATATTAGTCAAAAAGTGATTGAAGCACTAGCTGATTCTGAATCAAGAGCAATTTTATTTTCAATTGTTAAAAAAGGAAATACTGCTGCAGAATTATCTGATAAATTAAAAATTCCACTTAGCTCTGTTTATAAGAAATTATCAGATCTTGAAGAATTGACATTGATTGAGGTAGAGAAATGGATGTTATCTGATAAAGGTAGAAAATACAAAGTCTATAGAAGTAGGATTAAGCAGGCTGAAATATCCATAAAAAAGCCTGAACCAGTTTTAATATTGGTTTCAAATACCAAATAA
- a CDS encoding CbtA family protein: MKTIVFILIVLISGGLAGLVHGTINFAIVEPYLDQAIGLENESLFASGEAEDTLEFWAEYESYRIWQKSGQVLAGVILGLAMGSLFGIVFALSRNSLPGKNIVTKAIFLSGLMWFTLYLIPFLKYPANPPTVGEADTVVLRMILYVSFIIISGIGVIVFYKLLTKLNKNKKYFALIGYAGLMTIAFIIMPDNPDEITAPMNLVNEFRFVSVLGVSSFWGSVGIILGLFWKKFDKTSNLEYS; the protein is encoded by the coding sequence TTGAAAACTATTGTTTTTATTTTAATTGTTCTTATTTCTGGCGGTTTAGCAGGTTTAGTTCATGGAACCATAAATTTTGCTATAGTTGAACCATATTTGGATCAAGCAATCGGTCTTGAAAATGAGAGTTTGTTTGCATCTGGAGAGGCTGAAGATACTTTGGAATTTTGGGCAGAATATGAAAGTTATAGAATTTGGCAAAAAAGTGGTCAGGTATTAGCTGGAGTAATTTTGGGACTTGCAATGGGTTCGTTATTTGGTATTGTGTTTGCATTGTCTAGAAATTCTTTACCTGGAAAAAACATTGTAACGAAAGCCATATTTTTGTCAGGTCTCATGTGGTTCACACTTTATCTAATTCCCTTTTTGAAGTATCCTGCAAATCCACCCACAGTTGGTGAAGCAGATACGGTAGTATTACGAATGATTTTGTATGTTTCCTTCATAATCATATCTGGTATCGGAGTAATTGTATTTTACAAATTATTAACGAAATTAAATAAAAATAAAAAATATTTTGCATTAATTGGATATGCTGGATTAATGACAATTGCATTTATCATAATGCCTGACAACCCAGATGAAATAACTGCACCAATGAATTTAGTTAATGAATTTAGATTTGTGTCTGTGTTGGGTGTCTCATCCTTTTGGGGTTCTGTTGGAATAATCTTGGGATTATTTTGGAAAAAATTTGATAAGACATCGAATTTAGAATATTCTTAA
- the aspS gene encoding aspartate--tRNA(Asn) ligase: MIETELGNLRRSHYSDQINPSMDGTEVTVMGWILTVRGHGNISFVTIKDKNGSLSIIAKKGDCSDEIREKISSLKAHSSIGVTGKVKSSEKAPGGYEIIPTELRIYSEVTKIPPFEPTVKTVKNIDTRLEVRPIDLRRNVLQHVFKTRSLVLKTIRDYFNEQNFVEINTPKMIATATEGGAALFPIFYYNKEAFLAQSPQLYKEQLTMSFEKVFEIAPIFRAEPSRTNRHLAEAISIDLEEAFVDYNDVMSRIEDIIKVSINAVNEYIKNNPDSEFTPTPVPESIPRYTYDDLVDRMQKAGAKTEWGDDLYPSNLKKIGLDGFYFITDWPLGPKPFYVKDSKSNPKISESFDLMFGDLELSSGSTRIEKRDELAQRMSNKGMKTDSFEYHLNAFDYGVPPHAGCGIGLERLIMALTGTENIRDTTFYPRDVDRLTP, encoded by the coding sequence ATGATTGAAACTGAACTAGGAAATTTACGCAGATCCCATTATTCTGATCAAATTAACCCATCAATGGATGGCACTGAGGTAACTGTAATGGGGTGGATCTTAACAGTTAGAGGACATGGAAATATCAGTTTTGTCACTATCAAAGATAAAAATGGCAGTCTTTCAATTATTGCTAAAAAAGGAGATTGTTCTGATGAAATTAGAGAAAAAATATCTTCACTTAAAGCTCATTCATCTATAGGAGTTACAGGAAAAGTAAAATCCTCTGAAAAAGCTCCTGGCGGATATGAAATTATTCCAACGGAATTGCGAATTTATTCTGAAGTAACAAAAATTCCTCCATTTGAACCAACAGTAAAAACTGTAAAAAATATTGATACTCGTTTAGAAGTTAGACCAATTGATCTTAGAAGAAATGTTTTACAACATGTTTTCAAAACTAGAAGTTTAGTTTTAAAAACAATTAGGGACTACTTTAATGAACAAAATTTTGTTGAAATTAATACTCCAAAAATGATTGCAACAGCTACAGAAGGCGGTGCTGCGCTATTTCCAATATTTTATTACAATAAGGAAGCATTCTTAGCTCAAAGCCCCCAACTTTACAAAGAACAATTGACAATGAGTTTTGAAAAAGTATTTGAAATTGCACCAATTTTTAGAGCTGAGCCATCTCGAACAAATAGACATTTAGCTGAAGCAATTTCTATTGATTTGGAAGAGGCTTTTGTAGATTACAATGATGTAATGAGCAGAATTGAAGACATCATAAAAGTCTCAATCAATGCAGTTAATGAATATATTAAAAATAATCCTGATTCTGAATTTACTCCAACTCCAGTTCCTGAAAGTATTCCAAGATATACTTATGATGATCTAGTAGATAGAATGCAAAAAGCAGGTGCTAAAACAGAGTGGGGCGATGATTTGTATCCTTCAAATCTTAAAAAAATTGGATTAGATGGATTTTATTTTATTACTGATTGGCCTCTAGGCCCAAAGCCATTTTACGTAAAAGATAGTAAATCTAACCCAAAAATTTCTGAATCCTTTGATTTGATGTTTGGCGACTTAGAATTATCTTCAGGCAGTACAAGAATTGAAAAACGTGATGAATTAGCTCAAAGAATGAGCAATAAAGGTATGAAAACGGATTCCTTTGAGTATCATCTTAATGCATTTGATTATGGAGTCCCACCTCACGCTGGTTGCGGTATTGGTCTTGAGAGATTAATCATGGCTCTAACAGGTACTGAAAATATTAGAGATACCACATTTTATCCAAGAGATGTTGACCGTCTTACCCCGTAG
- a CDS encoding transcriptional regulator, which yields MSKKSIIQLSEFDINQKIIEAMSNVCTRSVLFSVKNESKDVPTISEELKISISTVYKTLSNLEELALAEVDKYVITSDGKKIKLYRSRIGKVEITLDDLEPKLHLHPNTLNSKSNS from the coding sequence GTGTCTAAAAAAAGCATAATTCAGCTATCTGAATTTGATATTAATCAAAAAATCATAGAGGCTATGAGCAATGTATGCACTCGTTCAGTATTGTTTTCAGTAAAAAATGAATCAAAAGATGTACCAACAATATCTGAAGAATTAAAAATTTCGATATCCACAGTTTACAAAACATTATCCAATTTAGAAGAACTTGCATTGGCTGAAGTTGATAAATATGTCATAACCTCTGATGGCAAAAAAATCAAACTTTACCGAAGTAGGATTGGTAAGGTAGAAATTACTTTAGATGATCTTGAACCCAAATTACATTTACATCCAAATACCTTAAACTCTAAATCAAATTCATAG
- a CDS encoding NRAMP family divalent metal transporter, producing the protein MINKTLSKIIKISGPGLLFASTAIGVSHLIQSTRAGADFGLMIIGFVVLVSVLKYPFFEYGSRYANSTQTSIIDGYKKLGTPILVLYLIITVCSMFFVTGAVGFVAAGFFENLFNLEFLGEWSIILLFISCVLILGIGKFHLLDNLIKVIVTILVISTVLAFSLTVINGPIEPVENFVPKELWTTTGIFFLLALMGWMPTAIDLSSWNSLWTLEKIKQSNYRPKLKVTLLEFRISYILTGIMAIMFVTLGTFIFYGSGEELPNNNSQFAHAIITMYSSVMGNWSYIVISASAFTVMFGTILAVFDGYSRALNRTVELLFGKNEKNQSQNSRRMYSIFLVVLASGSLVIVLQFGDNLKELVDFATILSFVIAPVIAIFNYRLVTGKYLEKSDQPSIILKILSIGGILFLSGFAVYFILLKFVLN; encoded by the coding sequence ATGATCAACAAGACCCTATCAAAAATAATTAAAATTAGTGGTCCTGGATTGCTATTTGCGAGTACTGCCATAGGCGTATCTCACTTAATTCAATCCACTAGAGCAGGTGCAGATTTTGGTTTAATGATAATTGGGTTTGTAGTGTTAGTTAGTGTGCTAAAATATCCCTTTTTTGAATATGGTTCGCGATACGCAAATTCTACTCAAACAAGCATAATTGACGGATACAAAAAATTGGGAACTCCAATTCTAGTTTTGTATCTTATAATTACAGTTTGTTCGATGTTTTTTGTTACTGGTGCAGTTGGATTTGTAGCTGCAGGATTTTTTGAGAATTTATTTAATTTAGAATTTTTGGGAGAATGGTCAATCATATTGCTATTCATATCATGTGTATTGATTCTTGGAATAGGTAAATTCCACCTATTAGACAATCTGATCAAAGTAATTGTAACTATTTTGGTAATATCTACAGTACTTGCATTTTCACTTACTGTAATTAATGGACCAATTGAACCCGTTGAAAACTTTGTTCCAAAAGAACTTTGGACAACAACAGGAATATTCTTTTTACTGGCGTTGATGGGATGGATGCCTACTGCAATTGATTTGTCAAGCTGGAACAGTCTATGGACCTTAGAAAAAATAAAGCAATCAAACTATCGACCAAAATTAAAAGTAACTTTGTTGGAATTTAGAATATCGTATATTCTAACTGGAATCATGGCAATAATGTTTGTCACCCTAGGTACTTTCATCTTTTATGGTTCTGGAGAAGAACTACCCAACAACAATTCACAATTTGCCCACGCCATCATTACAATGTATAGTAGTGTAATGGGCAATTGGAGCTATATTGTAATTTCTGCATCTGCATTTACTGTAATGTTTGGAACAATTCTTGCAGTGTTTGATGGCTATTCTAGGGCTCTGAATAGAACCGTTGAATTACTATTTGGAAAAAATGAGAAAAATCAGTCCCAAAACTCAAGAAGAATGTATTCTATTTTTCTTGTCGTTTTAGCCTCAGGTTCCCTAGTTATAGTACTGCAATTTGGAGATAATCTAAAGGAATTAGTTGATTTTGCGACTATTTTGTCATTTGTCATTGCTCCTGTAATTGCAATTTTCAATTATAGACTAGTTACTGGAAAATATTTAGAAAAATCAGATCAGCCCTCAATAATATTGAAAATTCTAAGTATTGGAGGAATCTTATTTTTATCAGGATTTGCAGTTTACTTTATTTTATTAAAATTTGTTTTAAACTAA
- a CDS encoding CbtB domain-containing protein: protein MSEVRQINKSKSAVSKVAILALAIVFAAGLFVVGFDQGHVFSIVYGEQAFADLTIHELTHDMRHAAGFPCH, encoded by the coding sequence ATGTCTGAAGTTAGACAAATTAACAAATCTAAATCTGCTGTATCAAAAGTAGCAATTTTGGCATTGGCCATAGTTTTTGCAGCAGGGTTATTTGTAGTAGGTTTTGATCAAGGCCATGTCTTTAGCATAGTCTATGGTGAACAAGCATTTGCAGACCTTACAATTCATGAACTCACTCACGATATGAGACATGCAGCAGGATTTCCTTGTCACTAG
- a CDS encoding formate--phosphoribosylaminoimidazolecarboxamide ligase, producing the protein MTTIATLGSHCSLQVLKGAKDEGLKTMLVCEKKREKLYRRFPFIDELIIVDSFKEVLDQKCQKTLEENNAVLIPHGTLIAQMNSEEIESIKTPVFGNKWILRWESDREMKEKLMREATLPMPKPVTEPKDIEKLVIVKRQGAAGGKGYFMAANEDDYNTKRNQLISEGILSKDETLYIQEYAAGVLAYLQFFYSPLTNELEFFGVDQRHESDIEGLGRIPAEQQMKSTKVPSFNVIGNSPLVLRESLLDEVYTMGENFVEAAKRVVSPGMNGPFCIEGVYDENAKFTSFEFSARIVAGTNIYMDGSPYYSLLFNENMSMGKRIAREVKTATESNQLDKITT; encoded by the coding sequence ATGACTACCATAGCAACATTGGGATCTCATTGCTCCTTACAGGTTTTAAAAGGTGCAAAAGATGAAGGACTCAAAACAATGTTAGTTTGTGAGAAAAAACGAGAAAAATTATATCGCAGATTTCCATTCATTGATGAATTAATTATCGTGGACTCGTTTAAGGAAGTTTTAGATCAAAAATGTCAAAAAACACTTGAAGAAAATAATGCAGTTTTGATTCCTCATGGAACTCTAATTGCACAAATGAATTCTGAAGAAATTGAATCCATCAAAACCCCAGTATTTGGAAACAAATGGATTCTAAGATGGGAGTCAGACAGAGAAATGAAAGAAAAACTCATGAGAGAAGCAACACTTCCTATGCCAAAACCAGTTACAGAACCTAAAGATATTGAAAAATTAGTTATCGTAAAGCGACAAGGTGCTGCTGGAGGTAAAGGATACTTTATGGCAGCAAATGAGGATGATTACAATACAAAAAGAAATCAGTTAATTTCTGAAGGCATACTTTCAAAAGATGAAACATTATACATTCAAGAGTATGCTGCAGGAGTTTTAGCATATTTACAATTCTTTTATTCACCATTAACAAATGAATTAGAATTTTTTGGAGTTGATCAAAGACATGAATCCGATATCGAAGGTCTTGGAAGAATTCCTGCAGAACAGCAAATGAAATCAACAAAAGTTCCATCATTTAATGTGATTGGAAACAGCCCTCTAGTTTTGAGAGAATCTTTGTTAGATGAAGTATACACAATGGGTGAGAATTTTGTAGAAGCTGCAAAAAGAGTTGTTTCACCAGGAATGAACGGCCCATTTTGTATTGAAGGGGTTTATGATGAAAATGCTAAATTTACATCATTTGAATTTTCAGCAAGAATAGTTGCTGGTACCAATATCTACATGGACGGTTCTCCATACTATTCATTATTGTTCAATGAAAATATGAGTATGGGTAAAAGAATTGCAAGAGAAGTAAAAACTGCAACAGAATCAAACCAGCTTGATAAAATTACTACTTAG